Proteins from a genomic interval of Phalacrocorax aristotelis chromosome 3, bGulAri2.1, whole genome shotgun sequence:
- the SLC25A27 gene encoding mitochondrial uncoupling protein 4: MSPAEEEKSLPLPERWPRASKFALSACAAAVAELVTFPLDLTKTRLQVQGEAAVRRNGAAAGQAVPYRGMLRTAAGIVQEEGLRKLWQGATPAVYRHIVYSGVRMVAYEHLRDSVLGRSEDESFPFWKAVVGGMSAGAIGQFFASPTDLVKVQMQMEGKRKLEGKPLRFRGVHHAFMKILSEGGIRGLWAGWVPNVQRAALVNMGDLTTYDTVKHFLLLNTPLVDNCVTHSIASCCSGLVAAVLGTPADVVKTRIMNQPRDKQGRGLLYKSSVDCLIQTVQGEGFMSLYKGFIPTWMRMAPWSLVFWLTYEQIRRICGVSSF; this comes from the exons ATGTCACCTGCAGAAGAAGAGAAGAGCTTACCTCTTCCAGAGAGATGGCCCCGAGCCAGCAAATTCGCTCTGTCAGCCTGTGCAGCGGCTGTGGCAGAACTAG TGACATTTCCCCTGGATCTCACGAAAACTCGGCTGCAGGTCCAAGGTGAAGCTGCTGTTCGTCGCAACGGAGCTGCCGCCGGCCAGGCAGTCCCTTATCGTGGCATGCTGCGCACCGCGGCTGGCATCGTGCAAGAGGAGGGCTTACGAAAGCTCTGGCAAGGAGCCACACCGGCTGTCTACCGCCACATAG TGTACTCTGGGGTTCGGATGGTTGCATATGAACATCTCCGTGACTCCGTGCTTGGCAGGTCTGAGGATGAAAGCTTTCCTTTCTG GAAAGCTGTAGTTGGAGGCATGTCTGCGGGTGCCATTGGACAGTTTTTCGCCAGCCCGACTGATCTGGTGAAGGTGCAGATgcagatggaaggaaaaaggaagctgGAAGGAAAGCCGTTACG GTTTCGAGGAGTGCACCACGCATTTATGAAGATCCTGTCCGAAGGAGGAATACGGGGGCTTTGGGCTGGATGGGTGCCAAATGTGCAGAGAGCTGCTCTGGTGAACATGGGAG ATCTGACCACTTATGACACAGTGAAACACTTCTTGCTTCTGAACACGCCGCTTGTGGACAATTGTGTGACTCACAGCATTGCCAG TTGCTGTTCTGGCCTGGTAGCTGCTGTTCTGGGAACTCCTGCTGATGTGGTCAAAACCCGGATAATGAACCAGCCGAGAGATAAGCAGGGAAG AGGTCTGCTGTATAAGTCTTCCGTGGACTGCTTGATTCAAACTGTACAGGGTGAAGGGTTTATGTCTCTATACAAAGGCTTTATACCAACCTGGATGCGAATG GCTCCTTGGTCACTGGTATTCTGGCTTACGTATGAACAAATCAGAAGGATCTGTGGAGttagttctttttaa